The Trichosurus vulpecula isolate mTriVul1 chromosome 4, mTriVul1.pri, whole genome shotgun sequence genome contains a region encoding:
- the TEX38 gene encoding testis-expressed protein 38 translates to MDPRGERLSIPGVWLPLYFGVLGLCSVVTGGCMVFLHWRKKVRREEQAQEWVEVMQAATFTYSPLLYWINKRRQYGMNTGVKVDLPVASPKPEAPKPLTNNQEGRSDASAARFLMSPASAPPLVCYPTPAPHNPIFQEVAFAPSLCNVPPMVNHSASFPFNARPERRVRFHSLPALARRDYRFNIKGLAYEL, encoded by the exons ATGGATCCCCGAGGGGAACGGCTGAGCATCCCTGGTG TCTGGCTCCCACTCTACTTTGGGGTCTTGGGGCTGTGCTCTGTGGTTACCGGTGGCTGCATGGTCTTTCTCCACTGGAGGAAGAAGGTTCGAAGGGAAGAGCAGGCCCAGGAATGGGTGGAGGTGATGCAGGCGGCCACCTTCACCTACAGCCCCCTCCTCTACTGGATCAACAAGCGTCGGCAATATGGTATGAATACCGGAGTCAAAGTGGACCTCCCAGTGGCCAGCCCCAAGCCAGAGGCCCCCAAGCCCTTGACTAACAaccaggaaggaaggagtgatgCCTCTGCAGCCAGATTCCTCATGTCCCCGGCCTCCGCCCCACCCTTGGTCTGTTACCCAACCCCAGCGCCACACAACCCCATCTTCCAGGAGGTGGCCTTTGCCCCTTCACTGTGCAACGTACCACCCATGGTGAACCACTCTGCCTCTTTTCCTTTCAACGCCCGTCCTGAGAGGAGGGTCCGGTTTCATTCATTGCCAGCTCTGGCCCGTCGGGACTATCGCTTCAACATTAAGGGCTTGGCCTATGAGTTGTAG